TCGACGAGCCGGAGAAGATGGAGGAATTCATGCCGGTGGAAGACTTCGTCAAGGGCGGCAGGGTGAAGACCGCCGTCGATGCGATGGGGATCATGCACAAGACCCATGGCAAGGACTACGTGGTGGTCGGAGGGAACACCGGACCGTTCACCCTCGCAGGGCACCTCCTGAATGCGGAGAATCTCATATACAGCGTGTGGACGGACCCGGAGAGGGCCAAGAAATGGGTGAAGGCGGTAGCACCTTACTGCCGTGCCTTCGGCGAGGCCCTCCTGGCCAACGGGGCCGACGTCGTCCAGATGTCCGAGCCGTCGGCATCAACCGACATCCTGTCGCCGAGCGACTTCCCGCAGATGAGCGGACAGTTCGTGAAGCATGCACTGGGAGACCTCCCGGGGATGACAATCCTGCACATATGCGGGGACTCCAGGGGGATAATACCGTACATGTACGACACCGGGGTCACGGGGATATCCGTGGAGGAGAAGGTCCCTCCGAAGGAGGCGGTGGAGATCGCCGACGACAGAGGCGTCCTCGTCGGGAACGTCGGTTGCGCCTTCCCCCTGTTCAAGGGGACCCCGAAGGATGTGGCGGATGCGGCCAACGCCTCTGCCGACGCAGGATTCGATATAATATCCGCCGGATGCGGGGTGCCGATCGGAACGCCCGCAGACAACATCCGCGCCATGGTGGATGCGATCAAATCCCGCGTCTGAAACCCATGCTCCCGCCCTTTGCGGGCGGGAGACCCAGAGGATGAAAATGTTCGCAATCCCATTTATCTCCTCATGGGCGGATGTTTCATCCACGGCGGCCGCAGTCCTCTTTCACCCTGTTTCGAGGTTCTGGCCGCCGGAGTCCTGCCATGTGCCGCAGGACGAAAAGCCTTTCTGCGGGACGGGGTCCTCTGACCGTCCCGCCGTATTTATTCCAGTACGATGATGACCTATCCATGACAGACATCCGCACGGAGAACGAGATCAAGCTTTACTCCGACGGCGGGATCTTCGCCTTTTCGGAAGACCCAGCGGATGCGATGAGGATGATAGGGGCCGTCCTTTCGAAAACCGGATTCCGGTGTGGGGAGAGGGAGGATATCCGCTACATCGACGACTACTACACCGATGTCGGAGATACGTTCGATTCGAAGCACGTCTCGCTCAGATACAGGGATTCGGGGATGATGGGTGCGGTCATCCTCAAGCTTCCGGGGGTCACCAACGGTATGGGGCTGTCCAGGAGGCAGGTGAAGACGGAGGTACTCAACATCCCGGGAATGGACCGCATCAAGGCCCTGCAGGACCACGCCGACAGGTATCTGGGTCATTATGACATAGATCCCATCCC
The nucleotide sequence above comes from Candidatus Methanomethylophilus alvi Mx1201. Encoded proteins:
- a CDS encoding MtaA/CmuA family methyltransferase — encoded protein: MAMSCRDRVLAAMHKEPLDRPPVAVFTTCDTVDMMDACGASWPEAHSDPRKMAALGCAQADYFGLESVRAGFCLTEEAERLGCKMRMGGKTSSPMILSHPYTYDPQKMLFDEPEKMEEFMPVEDFVKGGRVKTAVDAMGIMHKTHGKDYVVVGGNTGPFTLAGHLLNAENLIYSVWTDPERAKKWVKAVAPYCRAFGEALLANGADVVQMSEPSASTDILSPSDFPQMSGQFVKHALGDLPGMTILHICGDSRGIIPYMYDTGVTGISVEEKVPPKEAVEIADDRGVLVGNVGCAFPLFKGTPKDVADAANASADAGFDIISAGCGVPIGTPADNIRAMVDAIKSRV